In Corynebacterium nuruki S6-4, the following proteins share a genomic window:
- a CDS encoding organic hydroperoxide resistance protein, which translates to MSIDAIYSTEAIATGAGRGGHVASRDGYLDTDLKIQKEMGGPGDGLNPETLFAAGYAACYHSALQGVARQKKVDLGDSSVGARVSIGRLDNGGFGLAVTLEVVIPALPHAEAQELADAAHQVCPYSNATRGNIDVDVVVTDD; encoded by the coding sequence ATGAGTATCGACGCCATCTACAGCACGGAGGCCATCGCCACCGGTGCAGGCCGCGGCGGCCATGTCGCCTCGCGCGACGGCTACCTGGACACCGACCTGAAGATCCAGAAGGAGATGGGAGGTCCCGGCGACGGCCTCAACCCCGAGACCCTCTTCGCCGCCGGATACGCGGCCTGCTACCACAGCGCGCTGCAGGGGGTCGCCCGGCAGAAGAAGGTCGACCTCGGCGATTCGAGCGTGGGTGCCCGGGTCAGCATCGGCCGCCTGGACAACGGCGGCTTCGGCCTGGCGGTCACCCTCGAGGTCGTCATTCCGGCGCTGCCGCACGCCGAGGCGCAGGAGCTGGCGGACGCCGCCCACCAGGTCTGCCCCTACTCCAATGCGACCCGCGGCAACATCGACGTCGATGTCGTGGTGACTGACGACTGA
- the amt gene encoding ammonium transporter yields the protein MSPADIAWMCTAFALMLLMFPGLAMLYGGMLNGRSVLNMMMMVMSSLAVTVIIYVLVGHGLVLGTSFHGWGIIGDPGSFSFFSSLTADDGAGTTVTAAFYALFAAISVALVSSGAAGRMRFDAWMGFAVIWVLVVYAPVAHWAFAEDGWFRSVLHVHDYAGGTPVHMNAGAAGLALAVFLGRRAQVDRRPHNLPLMLIGVGMLAMGWMGFNGGSAGGANFTSEYTVMTTLLALAGGMLGYIVMQRVVDGSYTLVGLGTGAIAGLVAITPTADAVSPVFAVVVGIAGAAAAFGAVRLAHRFGVDDSADVFAVHGVAGMAASMLVVFVGDPAAPAHHAGIFFGGSWGQVWREAVAIAVTVGFSFCATYAIAWLMNRVSPIRISQRDEGIGIDEAEHAEQAYDADALPATGTGDRTGDRVGDRAGDRTGAGAPVPVLVPADLADGIRALLEAHEGRADSTSGAPGAPGAPGAPGGSVLSPPPSSVVPLPRRSAPGGRSITTSGVPDPGKAQVAKSSTGSSW from the coding sequence ATGAGCCCCGCAGATATCGCCTGGATGTGCACCGCCTTCGCCCTCATGCTCCTGATGTTCCCGGGGCTGGCGATGTTGTACGGCGGGATGCTCAACGGGCGCAGCGTCCTGAACATGATGATGATGGTGATGAGCTCCCTGGCGGTCACCGTCATCATCTACGTGCTGGTGGGGCACGGGCTGGTGCTGGGGACCTCGTTCCACGGGTGGGGGATCATCGGGGACCCGGGGAGCTTCTCCTTCTTCAGCTCGCTGACCGCGGATGACGGGGCGGGCACGACGGTCACCGCCGCCTTCTACGCCCTGTTCGCCGCGATCTCCGTGGCGCTGGTCTCCTCCGGCGCGGCGGGCCGGATGCGGTTCGACGCGTGGATGGGCTTCGCGGTGATCTGGGTGCTGGTGGTCTATGCGCCGGTCGCACACTGGGCGTTCGCGGAGGACGGCTGGTTCCGCAGCGTCCTGCACGTCCACGACTATGCGGGCGGGACGCCGGTGCACATGAACGCCGGTGCCGCGGGGCTGGCGCTGGCGGTGTTCCTGGGACGCCGTGCCCAGGTCGACCGGCGTCCCCACAACCTTCCGCTGATGCTCATCGGGGTGGGCATGCTCGCGATGGGCTGGATGGGGTTCAACGGCGGCTCGGCCGGCGGCGCCAACTTCACCTCGGAGTACACGGTGATGACCACCCTGCTCGCCCTGGCCGGCGGGATGCTGGGCTACATCGTCATGCAGCGGGTCGTCGACGGCTCGTACACGCTGGTGGGCCTGGGTACCGGCGCGATTGCGGGGCTTGTCGCGATCACCCCGACGGCGGACGCCGTGAGCCCGGTCTTCGCCGTCGTCGTCGGCATCGCGGGGGCGGCGGCCGCGTTCGGTGCGGTACGCCTGGCCCACCGCTTCGGGGTGGATGACTCGGCCGATGTCTTCGCGGTCCACGGGGTGGCGGGGATGGCTGCGTCCATGCTTGTGGTGTTCGTCGGTGATCCGGCGGCCCCGGCCCACCACGCCGGGATCTTCTTCGGCGGCAGCTGGGGGCAGGTCTGGCGGGAGGCGGTGGCGATCGCGGTGACGGTGGGATTCTCCTTCTGCGCGACCTATGCCATCGCCTGGCTGATGAACCGGGTGAGCCCGATCCGGATCTCGCAGCGCGACGAGGGTATCGGGATCGATGAGGCGGAGCACGCGGAGCAGGCCTATGACGCGGACGCCCTGCCGGCGACGGGGACAGGCGACAGGACTGGTGACAGGGTAGGAGACAGGGCAGGCGACAGGACTGGGGCCGGTGCGCCGGTGCCGGTGCTGGTGCCCGCGGACCTCGCCGACGGGATCCGGGCGCTGCTCGAGGCGCACGAGGGTCGTGCGGACAGTACGTCCGGTGCCCCCGGTGCCCCCGGTGCCCCCGGTGCGCCCGGCGGCTCTGTGCTGTCGCCTCCTCCGTCGTCGGTTGTGCCGCTGCCCCGTCGCAGCGCGCCGGGCGGCAGAAGTATTACCACCTCCGGCGTCCCGGATCCGGGAAAAGCCCAGGTCGCGAAAAGTTCTACCGGGTCCAGCTGGTAA
- a CDS encoding protein-L-isoaspartate O-methyltransferase family protein: MDSGTTDPTDSTDPAASTGSATGADAVDRAFDLAPRAAFLPTGQQQFADFDTPLPLTGGATCSQPSTVARMLRLLDVRPGQRILDVGSGSGWTTELLAHLVGPAGSVTGVELLPDLAASAGEVLRRRSVGNARILAADPATLGHPADGPYDRILFSADAGEGVPQELVDQLADGGIMVGPVRGVMTVTRRTADGVVSDGHGRYRFVPLITTGES, from the coding sequence ATGGACTCCGGCACCACAGATCCCACCGATTCCACTGACCCCGCAGCCTCCACCGGCTCGGCCACCGGCGCCGATGCCGTGGACCGCGCATTCGACCTCGCCCCGCGAGCGGCCTTCCTGCCCACCGGCCAGCAGCAGTTCGCCGACTTCGACACCCCGTTGCCGTTGACCGGGGGAGCGACATGTTCCCAACCGTCGACGGTCGCCAGGATGCTCCGCCTGCTGGACGTCCGTCCCGGCCAGCGGATCCTCGATGTCGGGTCCGGGTCGGGGTGGACGACCGAACTTCTCGCCCACCTCGTCGGCCCGGCCGGCTCGGTGACCGGGGTCGAGCTGCTGCCCGATCTCGCGGCGTCCGCCGGGGAGGTGCTCCGGCGCCGATCGGTGGGCAACGCGCGGATCCTCGCCGCCGACCCCGCCACCCTCGGGCATCCCGCCGACGGCCCCTACGACCGGATCCTGTTCTCCGCGGACGCGGGGGAGGGCGTCCCGCAGGAGCTGGTCGACCAGCTTGCCGACGGCGGGATCATGGTCGGCCCGGTCCGCGGCGTGATGACGGTGACGCGCCGGACGGCGGACGGGGTGGTCTCGGACGGGCACGGGCGGTACCGCTTCGTCCCGCTGATCACGACCGGGGAATCTTGA
- a CDS encoding ABC transporter permease: MSATTRDEPEPTEDVGTAAAGEKTGVDAAAAAAKRAKSEKIGRYVAMFVMPLLMVGMMVWGYMGALHSPTPHHMPVTVTTQSTSQQAQATAEALSQGLSDVGDEAFSVKTVPGADEARQQVIDRDASGAVVVGDNGVTLYTASGAGAQQASTVQQMVGAVAAAGHIQLDNEDLVPLPGSDPAGLGAMFMTTALLMAGFLPLTITLTNSPQLLLLKRRAIPIITGWSALIAVIVWFIAGPCLHVVDSSDAWQVLGIAWLGVFSVGCVQMCLTRILGPMSVLAGMFLLMVLGIPASNVSIPIWSAPGFHHFLHQFLPAPAIGESLRSVLYFDGAGAWHYLRVLIIGAAVGILLTTLIDLSKQRKGTRPETMVINMPSLHGGKRPKSRFWQYASLAFFPLAMVLMMVVGMLGAMHNPAPRDMPIAVAGATTEQAQQTADGLTEAMPGSFKFTVADSPDQARDQVRDRDVAGAFILPSQDNPAATVVTNQAAGMSTAQTVDRAFTQVAQAQHMQVNDDDMSPLPDRDSMGTVSLYIAIGWMMSGFMIILVGSNAQPESRPLRRLIPIVAGYAVFMSFIVWLIASPIVGGVGPGHFWQMWGTGIVAIFCVAMFAAVLERLFGLLGVIPIVGTIMFLGIPASGGAISIYMEPALFVHLHQVLPMAASVESARSILYFDSDIVGQCLLTFLAWGVVSLLLVMVIDRFKPLRTHIPHHVERIYDNPLEQAAEHTDGAEDAEGAEDTSDAADAAEAEPAKG, from the coding sequence GTGAGCGCCACCACCCGGGATGAACCGGAACCGACAGAAGACGTCGGCACCGCCGCCGCAGGTGAGAAGACCGGGGTGGATGCCGCCGCCGCAGCCGCCAAGCGTGCGAAGTCGGAGAAGATCGGCCGGTACGTGGCGATGTTCGTCATGCCGCTGCTGATGGTCGGCATGATGGTGTGGGGGTACATGGGTGCGCTGCACTCGCCGACACCCCACCACATGCCGGTCACGGTGACGACCCAGTCCACGTCGCAGCAGGCGCAGGCCACCGCCGAAGCGCTGTCCCAGGGGCTCTCCGACGTCGGCGACGAGGCCTTCTCCGTGAAGACCGTCCCCGGCGCCGACGAGGCCCGGCAGCAGGTCATCGACCGTGACGCCTCCGGCGCCGTGGTCGTCGGCGACAACGGCGTGACCCTGTACACCGCCAGCGGGGCCGGCGCCCAGCAGGCCTCGACCGTGCAGCAGATGGTCGGGGCGGTCGCCGCCGCCGGGCACATCCAGCTCGACAACGAGGACCTGGTCCCGCTGCCCGGCAGTGATCCCGCGGGCCTCGGTGCGATGTTCATGACCACCGCCCTGCTCATGGCGGGCTTCCTGCCGTTGACGATCACACTGACGAACTCGCCGCAGCTGCTGCTGCTCAAGCGACGGGCGATCCCGATCATCACCGGATGGTCTGCGCTGATCGCGGTGATCGTCTGGTTCATCGCCGGGCCCTGCCTGCATGTCGTGGATTCCAGCGACGCCTGGCAGGTGCTGGGGATCGCCTGGCTGGGAGTCTTCTCGGTCGGCTGCGTCCAGATGTGCCTCACCAGGATCCTCGGCCCGATGTCGGTCCTGGCCGGCATGTTCCTGCTCATGGTGCTCGGCATCCCGGCGTCCAACGTGAGTATCCCCATCTGGTCGGCACCCGGGTTCCACCATTTCCTCCACCAGTTCCTGCCGGCGCCGGCGATCGGCGAATCGCTGCGCTCGGTGCTGTACTTCGACGGGGCCGGCGCATGGCACTACCTGCGGGTCCTCATCATCGGTGCGGCGGTGGGGATCCTGCTCACCACACTCATCGACCTGTCGAAGCAGCGCAAGGGCACGCGTCCGGAGACCATGGTCATCAACATGCCCTCCCTGCACGGCGGGAAGCGGCCGAAGAGCCGGTTCTGGCAGTACGCCTCCCTGGCGTTCTTCCCGCTGGCGATGGTGCTGATGATGGTCGTCGGGATGCTCGGTGCCATGCACAATCCCGCACCGCGGGACATGCCGATCGCGGTGGCCGGGGCGACCACGGAGCAGGCGCAGCAGACCGCCGACGGTCTGACCGAGGCCATGCCGGGCAGCTTCAAGTTCACCGTCGCGGATTCGCCGGACCAGGCCCGCGACCAGGTCCGTGACCGGGACGTCGCCGGTGCGTTCATCCTGCCGTCGCAGGACAACCCCGCCGCGACGGTCGTGACCAACCAGGCCGCGGGCATGAGCACCGCCCAGACCGTGGACCGCGCCTTCACACAGGTGGCGCAGGCGCAGCACATGCAGGTCAACGACGATGATATGAGCCCGTTGCCCGACCGCGACAGCATGGGCACGGTGAGCCTGTACATCGCCATCGGCTGGATGATGTCCGGGTTCATGATCATCCTCGTCGGGTCGAACGCCCAGCCGGAGTCACGGCCGTTGCGCCGGCTGATCCCGATCGTCGCCGGGTACGCCGTGTTCATGTCCTTCATCGTCTGGCTCATCGCCAGCCCGATCGTCGGTGGTGTGGGACCGGGCCACTTCTGGCAGATGTGGGGGACCGGCATCGTCGCGATCTTCTGCGTCGCGATGTTCGCCGCGGTCCTGGAACGGCTCTTCGGCCTGCTGGGGGTGATACCCATCGTCGGGACGATCATGTTCCTCGGCATCCCGGCGTCCGGCGGGGCGATCTCGATCTACATGGAGCCGGCGTTGTTCGTCCACCTCCACCAGGTGCTGCCGATGGCGGCGTCGGTGGAGTCCGCCCGGTCGATCCTGTACTTCGACTCCGACATCGTGGGGCAGTGCCTGCTGACGTTCCTGGCGTGGGGTGTGGTCTCGCTGCTCCTCGTGATGGTCATCGACCGGTTCAAACCGCTGCGGACCCACATCCCGCACCACGTCGAGCGCATCTACGACAATCCGCTGGAGCAGGCGGCCGAGCACACCGACGGTGCGGAGGACGCCGAGGGCGCCGAAGACACCTCGGACGCTGCGGACGCCGCGGAGGCCGAACCGGCCAAGGGTTAA
- a CDS encoding MFS transporter produces the protein MATVTAPNSTSVFRDRRGPVLIAIMLSSALMAVDATILATAVPSIVDDLGDFARYPWLFSTYLLAQAVTVPVFSKLADMYGRKPVILTGIAVFVLGSALATAAPSMTVLIVCRAVQGLGAGAVQPMGQTIAGDIYTVRERARVQGYLASVWGISSVLGPLVGGVFSQYVSWRWIFAVNIPLGLLAAVMVVRNYHESVERRPHRIDVAGSLCLTAGLTMLLLGLLEGGTGWDWGSGQSLICFLGGAAALAVFVLVERRAAEPVVSMHLLSLRLIINAVVIAAAIGGIVQGLTSFVPTYLERAAGATPVVAGIAVAALTIAWPFASANAGRIYVPYGFKASIALGASVVTVGTVLLVLVAHHPSVWLITGVAVVIGAGLGFTAAPNTVAAQSSVGWSERAEVTGLTMFARSAGSAVAVAVYGTISNAVIGGRSGAAPIVDATAAVFWGVLSAAVVLLIAAWALPAHRRAVPVTPAP, from the coding sequence CTGGCGACAGTGACAGCCCCGAACAGCACCTCCGTCTTCCGCGACCGCCGCGGTCCGGTCCTCATCGCGATCATGCTCTCCTCGGCCCTGATGGCGGTGGACGCCACCATCCTCGCCACCGCCGTCCCCAGCATCGTCGACGACCTCGGTGACTTCGCCCGCTACCCGTGGCTGTTCTCGACCTACCTGCTCGCCCAGGCGGTGACCGTCCCGGTCTTCTCCAAACTCGCCGACATGTACGGCCGGAAACCGGTCATCCTCACCGGCATCGCCGTGTTCGTCCTCGGCTCCGCCCTGGCCACCGCCGCGCCTTCGATGACCGTCCTCATCGTCTGCCGGGCGGTCCAGGGCCTCGGCGCCGGGGCCGTCCAACCCATGGGGCAGACCATCGCCGGCGACATCTACACCGTCCGGGAGCGTGCCCGCGTCCAGGGCTACCTCGCCAGCGTGTGGGGGATCTCCTCGGTGCTCGGCCCGCTGGTGGGCGGGGTGTTCTCCCAGTACGTCTCCTGGCGGTGGATCTTCGCCGTCAACATCCCGCTGGGACTGCTCGCCGCGGTGATGGTCGTGCGCAACTACCACGAGTCGGTGGAACGGCGGCCCCACCGCATCGACGTCGCCGGCTCACTGTGCCTCACCGCCGGACTGACCATGCTCCTGCTCGGTCTGCTCGAGGGCGGCACCGGGTGGGACTGGGGTTCCGGGCAGTCCCTCATCTGTTTCCTCGGCGGTGCCGCGGCCCTGGCCGTGTTCGTCCTCGTCGAGCGTCGGGCAGCTGAACCGGTGGTGAGCATGCACCTGCTGTCCCTCCGGCTCATCATCAACGCGGTCGTCATCGCCGCGGCCATCGGCGGCATCGTCCAGGGCCTCACCAGTTTCGTCCCGACCTACCTGGAACGGGCCGCCGGCGCCACCCCGGTCGTGGCCGGTATCGCCGTCGCCGCACTGACGATCGCCTGGCCGTTCGCCAGCGCGAACGCCGGCCGGATCTACGTCCCGTACGGTTTCAAGGCCTCGATCGCGCTCGGGGCGTCCGTCGTCACCGTGGGGACGGTCCTGCTCGTGCTCGTCGCCCACCACCCGTCGGTGTGGCTGATCACCGGTGTCGCGGTCGTCATCGGGGCCGGTCTCGGGTTCACCGCCGCCCCGAACACGGTCGCCGCCCAGTCCTCGGTGGGCTGGTCGGAGCGGGCGGAGGTCACCGGGCTGACCATGTTCGCCCGCTCCGCCGGCAGTGCCGTGGCGGTGGCGGTCTACGGGACGATCTCGAATGCGGTCATCGGCGGACGCAGCGGTGCCGCACCGATCGTGGACGCCACCGCCGCGGTCTTCTGGGGCGTCCTGTCCGCCGCAGTGGTGCTGCTGATCGCCGCCTGGGCACTGCCGGCACACCGCAGGGCGGTCCCGGTGACCCCCGCCCCGTGA
- a CDS encoding TetR/AcrR family transcriptional regulator codes for METRGTAGTRSERARTALLDAAEALFAVHGIDAVSDRTIAEHAGTANHSAVGYHFGGRDGLLHALLLRATGGKTAQTAQIFTELTADHDPDVRDVLTAHVTPWIRDFAALPTPTRRARFLTQLPTSPALGDLVRDAGFEALRLGVALDRTGVAPQGVPADVLANRARMLDAMMLNAFASYEARLEDGAGDETGDGTDDGDWSTVGGFLIDAGVGLLSAAVTEPTHLLSTGR; via the coding sequence ATGGAGACGAGGGGAACCGCGGGCACCCGCAGCGAACGTGCCCGCACCGCACTGCTGGACGCCGCCGAGGCACTCTTTGCCGTCCACGGCATCGACGCGGTCTCCGACCGCACCATCGCAGAACACGCCGGTACCGCCAACCATTCGGCGGTCGGCTACCACTTCGGCGGACGCGACGGTCTGCTGCACGCCCTGCTGCTGCGCGCCACCGGGGGAAAGACCGCGCAGACGGCGCAGATCTTCACCGAACTCACCGCGGACCACGACCCCGACGTGCGCGATGTGCTCACCGCCCACGTCACCCCCTGGATCCGCGACTTCGCGGCACTGCCCACCCCCACCCGGCGCGCCCGGTTCCTCACCCAGCTGCCCACGTCCCCGGCACTCGGCGATCTCGTCCGGGACGCCGGATTCGAGGCCCTCCGGCTCGGAGTCGCCCTGGACCGGACGGGCGTGGCACCGCAGGGGGTTCCGGCGGATGTCCTGGCGAACCGGGCGAGAATGCTGGACGCGATGATGCTCAACGCGTTCGCGTCCTACGAGGCCCGGCTCGAGGACGGGGCGGGGGACGAAACGGGGGACGGAACCGACGACGGGGACTGGTCCACCGTCGGCGGGTTCCTGATCGACGCCGGCGTGGGGTTGCTCAGCGCCGCTGTCACCGAACCGACCCATCTGCTGTCGACCGGCCGGTGA